The Streptomyces sp. 11x1 genomic sequence GGGCCAGGACATCGCCGGCGTGGTCCGTCCCTTCGACGACCGCCAGGTGCTCCGCGAAGCTATCCAGCAGACCCAGGGATGAACTTGTGATCGCCCTCTCTCTCGCCGAGATCGCAGAAGTCGTCGGCGGGCAGACGCACGACATACCGGATCCGTCGGCGCTGGTCACCGGACCGGTCGTCCGGGACTCCCGTGAGGTGGAACCGGGCAGCCTCTTCGTCGCCTTCGCGGGCGAGCGCGTGGACGGACACGACTTCGCGGCCGCGGTCGTCGAGGCGGGCGCGGCAGCGGTGCTGGCGTCCCGCCCCGTCGGCGTGCCCGCGATCGTGGTCCCCGATGTGCAGGCGGCGCTCGGCGCCCTCGCCCGCCACGTCGTGCGCCGGCTCGGCACGACCCTGGTGGCCCTCACCGGCTCCGCCGGCAAGACCAGCACCAAGGACCTGATCGCCCAGGTGCTCCGGCGCAAGGCGCCGACGGTGTTCACGCCCGGCTCCCTCAACAACGAGATCGGGCTGCCCCTCACCGCCCTCAGCGCCACGGAGGAGACCCGTTTCCTCGTCCTGGAGATGGGCGCCCGCGGCATCGGCCACATCCGGTACCTCACCGAGCTGACCCCGCCGAGAATCGGTCTCGTGCTCAACGTCGGCACCGCCCACATCGGCGAGTTCGGCGGCCGCGAACAGATCGCCCAGGCCAAGGGCGAGCTGGTGGAGGCCCTGCCCCCCGTCGAGGACGGCGGCGCCGCGATCCTCAACGCCGACGACCCCCTGGTACGCGCCATGGCCTCCCGTACGAAGGCCCGGGTGATCCTCTTCGGAGAGTCCGGCGAAGCGGACGTACGCGCCGAGAACGTGACGCTCACCGAGGCCGGACAGCCCTCGTTCAGGCTTCACACACCCTCCGGTGCAAGTGATGTGACCATGCGCCTGTACGGTGAGCACCACGTGTCGAACGCGCTCGCCGCGGCCGCCGTCGCCCATGAGCTGGGCATGTCCGCAAGTGAGATCGCCACCGCGCTCTCCGAGGCGGGCTCCCTCTCCCGCTGGCGCATGGAGGTCACCGAGCGCCCGGACGGCGTGACGGTCGTCAACGACGCCTACAACGCGAACCCCGAGTCCATGCGGGCCGCTCTGCGCGCGCTCGCAGCCATGGGCAAGGGGCGGCGGACCTGGGCGGTGCTCGGCAAGATGGCCGAGCTCGGGGACGAATCGCTCGCCGAGCACGACGCGGTCGGACGGCTCGCCGTCCGGCTCAATGTCGGCAAGCTCGTCGCGGTCGGGGGCAGGGAAGCGTCCTGGCTGCAACTGGGCGCATACAACGAGGGTTCGTGGGGTGAGGAGTCGGTGCACGTGTCCGACGCACAGGCGGCGGTCGACCTGTTGCGCAGTCAGTTGCGCCCGGGGGACGTCGTACTCGTGAAGGCGTCCCGGTCGGTCGGGCTCGAGAGCGTGGCGCAGGCGCTGCTCGACAGCGGCAACGAGGGTGAGGTTGCCGCGCGATGATGAATCAGATCCTGTTCGCAGGAGTCATCGGTCTCTTCCTGACCCTGGTCGGTACCCCGTTGCTGATCAAGCTGCTGGCCCGCAAGGGCTACGGCCAGTACATCCGGGACGACGGCCCGCGCGAGCACGCCAGCAAGCGCGGTACGCCGACCATGGGTGGTATCGCCTTCATCCTGGCGACGATCGTCGCGTACTTCCTGGCCAAGGTGATCTCTGGCCAGCCGCCGACCTTCTCCGGTCTGCTGGTGCTCGGCCTGATGGCGGGCATGGGCCTCGTCGGCTTCCTCGACGACTACATCAAGATCGTCAAGCGCCGTTCGCTCGGTCTGCGGGCCAAGGCGAAGATGGCCGGCCAGCTGATCGTCGGTATCGCCTTCGCGGTCCTCGCGCTGCAGTTCCCGGACGCCCGCGACCAGACGCCGGCCTCCACCAAGCTCTCGTTCGTGCAGGACTTCGGCTGGTCCATCGGCCCGGTGCTGTTCGTGATCTGGGCGCTGTTCATGATCCTCGCCATGTCGAACGGCGTGAACCTCACCGACGGTCTGGACGGCCTCGCCACCGGTGCCTCGGTGCTCGTCTTCGGCGCGTACACGTTCATCGGCGTCTGGCAGTTCCAGGAGTCCTGCGCCAACACGGAGACGCTGACCAACCCGACCGCCTGCTACGAGGTACGGGATCCGCTCGACCTGGCGATCGTGGCCTCGGCGCTGATGGGCGCCTGCCTCGGCTTCCTGTGGTGGAACACCTCGCCGGCCAAGATCTTCATGGGCGACACGGGTTCGCTGGCCCTCGGCGGCGCGCTCGCCGGTCTCGCGATCTGCTCCCGCACCGAGCTGCTCCTCGCGCTCCTCGGCGGGCTGTTCGTCCTCATCACCATGTCGGTCGTCATCCAGGTCGGTTCGTTCAAGCTGACCGGCAAGCGGGTCTTCCGGATGGCCCCGCTCCAGCACCACTTCGAGCTCAAGGGCTGGTCCGAGGTCCTGGTCGTGGTCCGCTTCTGGATCATCCAGGGCATCTGTGTGATCGTCGGACTGGGCCTCTTCTACGCGGGATGGGCAGCGGACAAGTGACCGAGTGGCAGGGCAAGCACGTCACCGTCGCCGGGCTGGGCGTCTCGGGCATCCCGGCGGCCAAGGTCCTGCACGGCCTCGGCGCGGTGGTCACGGTCGTCAACGACGGCGACGACGAACGCGCCCGCGCCCAGGCCGCCGAACTGGAGGCGCTCGGCATCACCGTGCGCCTCGGCGACGGCGCGACCCTGCCGCAGGGCACCGAACTCGTCGTCACCGCCCCGGGCTGGAAGCCGGACAAGCCGCTCTTCACGGCCGCCCGCGCGGCCGGCCTGGAGATCTGGGGCGACGTCGAACTCGCCTGGCGGCTGCGGGGCCCCGACGCCGCCCCCTGGCTGGCTGTCACGGGCACCAACGGCAAGACCACCACCGTCCAGATGCTCGCCTCGATCCTGACGGCCGCGGGCCTGCGCACGGCCGCCGTCGGCAACATCGGGGTCTCGCTGCTGGACGCGGTCCTCGGTGACGAGGAGTACGACGTCCTGGCCGTCGAGCTCTCCAGCTACCAGTTGCACTGGGCGCCCTCGCTGCGCGCCCACTCCGCCGCCGTCCTCAACCTCGCACCCGACCACCTCGACTGGCACGGCTCCATGGAGGCGTACGCCGCCGACAAGGGCCGCGTCTACGAGGGCAACCGGATCGCCTGCGTCTACAACGTCGCCGACAAGGCCACCGAGGATCTGGTGCGTGAGGCGGACGTCGAGGAGGGCTGCCGGGCCGTCGGCTTCACGCTCGGCACGCCCGGCCCCTCCCAACTCGGTGTGGTGGACGGCATC encodes the following:
- the murF gene encoding UDP-N-acetylmuramoyl-tripeptide--D-alanyl-D-alanine ligase, which translates into the protein MIALSLAEIAEVVGGQTHDIPDPSALVTGPVVRDSREVEPGSLFVAFAGERVDGHDFAAAVVEAGAAAVLASRPVGVPAIVVPDVQAALGALARHVVRRLGTTLVALTGSAGKTSTKDLIAQVLRRKAPTVFTPGSLNNEIGLPLTALSATEETRFLVLEMGARGIGHIRYLTELTPPRIGLVLNVGTAHIGEFGGREQIAQAKGELVEALPPVEDGGAAILNADDPLVRAMASRTKARVILFGESGEADVRAENVTLTEAGQPSFRLHTPSGASDVTMRLYGEHHVSNALAAAAVAHELGMSASEIATALSEAGSLSRWRMEVTERPDGVTVVNDAYNANPESMRAALRALAAMGKGRRTWAVLGKMAELGDESLAEHDAVGRLAVRLNVGKLVAVGGREASWLQLGAYNEGSWGEESVHVSDAQAAVDLLRSQLRPGDVVLVKASRSVGLESVAQALLDSGNEGEVAAR
- the mraY gene encoding phospho-N-acetylmuramoyl-pentapeptide-transferase; protein product: MMNQILFAGVIGLFLTLVGTPLLIKLLARKGYGQYIRDDGPREHASKRGTPTMGGIAFILATIVAYFLAKVISGQPPTFSGLLVLGLMAGMGLVGFLDDYIKIVKRRSLGLRAKAKMAGQLIVGIAFAVLALQFPDARDQTPASTKLSFVQDFGWSIGPVLFVIWALFMILAMSNGVNLTDGLDGLATGASVLVFGAYTFIGVWQFQESCANTETLTNPTACYEVRDPLDLAIVASALMGACLGFLWWNTSPAKIFMGDTGSLALGGALAGLAICSRTELLLALLGGLFVLITMSVVIQVGSFKLTGKRVFRMAPLQHHFELKGWSEVLVVVRFWIIQGICVIVGLGLFYAGWAADK
- the murD gene encoding UDP-N-acetylmuramoyl-L-alanine--D-glutamate ligase, coding for MGSGQVTEWQGKHVTVAGLGVSGIPAAKVLHGLGAVVTVVNDGDDERARAQAAELEALGITVRLGDGATLPQGTELVVTAPGWKPDKPLFTAARAAGLEIWGDVELAWRLRGPDAAPWLAVTGTNGKTTTVQMLASILTAAGLRTAAVGNIGVSLLDAVLGDEEYDVLAVELSSYQLHWAPSLRAHSAAVLNLAPDHLDWHGSMEAYAADKGRVYEGNRIACVYNVADKATEDLVREADVEEGCRAVGFTLGTPGPSQLGVVDGILVDRAFVENRQKNAQELAELSDVDPPAPHNIANALAAAALARAYGVPAAAVRDGLRAFTPDAHRIAHVADVDGVAYVDDSKATNTHAAGASLAAYESIVWIAGGLAKGATFDELVAGAAGRLRGVVLIGADRALIREALARHAPQVPVVDLDRTDTGAMLAAVREARTLARTGDTVLLAPACASMDMFVNYNRRGDAFAEAVRELASTDG